ATGGCTGTTACCTACAAGAATGAGTATAAAATGAAGTGTCAACAGGAAGGAAAATATGGAGTTGTGTCCTTGGttgagaacatttaaagagaaataCTGAGCTTGATCCTTGGGGGATAAAATTTGGAATTGATATACAGAGCTGCTGTCTTGGGATCATTGAAAGGGAAATATTGAGCTAGATCCATGGGTGGTAGAACTTGGAAGGCAAATACTGAGCTGCTTCCTTGGCCATTACAACTTGGAAGGTAAATACTGAGCTTGATGCTTGGTGATAGAACTTGGAAAGAAAATACTGAGCTACTTCCTTGGGAGAGAAGATTAGAAGGGAAAGGCTGAACTTGATCTTTGGGTGATAGAACTTGGAAGGGAAATACTGAACTTGATCCTTGGGTGATAGAACTTGAAAGGGAAATTCTGAGCTTGATGCTTGGGCGATAGAACTTGGAAGGGAAATACTGAGCTTGATACTTGGGTGATAGAACTTGAAAGGGAAATACTGAGCTTGATCCTTGGGTGATAGAACTTGAAAGGGAAATACTGAGCTTGATGCTTGGGCGATAGAACTTGGAAGGGAAATACTGAACTTGATCCTTGGGTGATAGAGCTTGGAAGGGAAAAACTAAGCTTGACCCTTGGGTGATAGAACTTGGAACGGAAATACTGAGCTTGATCCTAGGGTGATAGAACTTGGAACGGAAATACTGAGCTTGATCCTAGGGTGATAGAACTTGGAACGGAAATACTGAGCTTGATCCTAGGGTGATAGAACTTGGAAGAGAAATACTGAGCTTGATGCTTGGGTGATAGAACTTTGAAGGGAAATAATGGAAATACTGAACTTGATCCTTGGGTGATAGAACTTGGAAGGGAAATGCTGAGCTTGTTTCTTGGGTGATAGAACTGGAACTGCTTCCTTGGGAGAAAGGAGTAGAAGGGAAATACTGAGCTGGACCCTCGTGTGATGGAACTTGGAAGGGAAATACTGAGTTCCTTCCTATAGAGAGAAAGAAGGGGGTTTGGAAGGGAAATACTGAACTTTGTCCTTGGATAACGATACTGGGGTGCGACCTTGAGTAAGATCTACATGATCGAAGGTCCACATGAGGAATGTAAAAAGTCACCATGGCTTGGTTTGACACGTGGATGTGGAGTCAGGTAGTACATCATCTCCGCACGTGCGCCAATGCATAGCGGCAGGGGATGATTTATTGGAATTTGGACAACAGCAGGTGGGCGGTCTTGTTTTTGCCCCAACCATTGTCTAAACTCCACCTTGCTGCACTCTTGTTAACCTTCAAACTATTCTTCCTTGAATATTCAACTTCACTAAGTGTTGCAAAACATCATTCCTCGGGGAGCCCATTAAGTTCACGCCCTCTTCCCAAACACCCCTTTCTCCTCAACCCACCTCGGCTCCGACAGAACAGCGTTTAGAAAGAATTTGCTTTTTTACGGCTCAAACTCAAGTTGTAAAGCAAATCGAGGTCATTACGAAGGTTGCACGGATCAGAGAGAACCTTCTTTTGAAGATCACTGTTGGTTTTGTCACGTGAAGTTACCGGTTGTACCATATCTCGCCAGTGTCGCTGAAAGAATGTATATTTCCATAGCGTGCCATAGAACAGTGCCACCTGAACTGCTGCATGGAATGAAAGGAACTCGCTCAGAATAGCAAACCCTTAAAGACTTATTTTCAAAGGGTAACTACCCCATCAAACCATTGACTGTACTTTAAGACCTCACAATGAATCCATCATAAAGTCAATATTTAACCTGTGTACTAAATACTTTTGTTTTTCCACAGGAAGAAGCTCAGGGGTCGGCTAGGAATCTGGCCATGTCCGCCTGGAGTTGAACACTGATTTGTTTCGCGGGTTAGCTTATGGTCATGTGACCTCTCTGTATTCAAAGGGCTAAGTGCTTGTTGGACTCTTGTTGTCCAGCTTGAAATACAACTGGGGAATATTTAACCTGTGCATTTCCCCGGGGCACAGTGCAGACATTATAGTGATGGCACTCGGATAAAGGGGGCAACTACTAACAGCCCCAGCAGTGGTTACTGGCAATGATAAAAGCCCTCCATGGCTAATGTTTTCCTTCAAACCCCACACCCCTTGACACATGACCAGACCCCAAGCTGATCTTTTGTGCCTGAAGAGGTTGTATGTTATGAAGTGCATCTGGGGTGAAACCGTTGCCAGGTCTGGTTATGCCACAAATCCAGGTGGAACGGTCAATTCCAAGGGACAGGGAGGAGTGGCTGGTAGTCCATGAAAGTACCACTGGCTCCTCTTTAAGTCTCATAGGTCCGTAGTGCAAATAGAGGCGATGGTGGGGGGGTAATGCCTCTCCTTTAAGGATAAGCCCTGAATGATGACATCATACTGCGCCTCCAGAGAGGAGGAGGCGGTGGCAGCATCGGTGAGCAGGAAAGGCGGGGCCACAAAGTAGCGCTCCCAGGGAAAACAAGGAAAGTTTCACTTTAACAGAAATCAGAACTCTGAGGCACCAGTCTGCGCCACTGGACGGCCATCTTGAATTTCCATAAAAAGTTACCCCCCATTAGCACCTGCCCTTCATCTGACGACCACTCAACTGCCTGACCCCCAACATCCACGAAGAGGCCGTTCCAATCCATCGGACGATCATGTTGGCagatatttcaatattttttttctttatgaaaaaacacccatatggCCCCCGGCCAGTCACTTTCAGCACAAAGTTCATaagaaaggggaaataaaacaTCATAGAAAGCTTGTGTcaccagcaaaaataaaaatcagattaaaaaagacaaaaatgaacGAAGCCGAGTCCGAGGGGGGTAAAGCACAAACACTTAAAATCCTTAATACGCTGCTTGGGGGTGCGGCCGGGTTTACTCTGTGTCTGGAGCTGGTTCAGTCCACTCACCGGGTCACGCCATGGGGAAGTCGCTGCAGGGGAGGGGTCAGTGCATAGAAGGGCTATTTCTGACCACTGATGGGTTGCGATATGGAACGTGGGGGGATCATGTCCAGAAGGTATTCACGTTGTCGATCTGCCAGGCTGGTGGATTTGTGGCCCCCCATTCCAGCGTTCAGATACGCAATGTTAACTCCTGCAAGTGAGAAGGAATTATGGGAATTATTCACGGTGGAAGCATAAATGCAAGGGCCCAATCAGCACTTGTCTAGGCCCAGTCCCCTCACCTGGCATGGCCAGTAACCCGCCGGCAACAGGAAGCTGCGGTGCCTGAGCGAAGTTAGAGAGCATGGCCCTGGCGTTGGTGAGACCTCGCTGCAGCGAATTGTGTGACTGTGTGGCCTGGAACAGAAACAAGAAGGAAATTAAAACATGGTCAGGACCCCATGAGCCTCCTGATATTTCATACAACCGTCTGTATCATACCTGCCGCAGGCTGTGATGCCTTATCATGTTGTCCTGCTTGGAGGAGACAGTAGGTGGGGTGCCAGGGGACAAGGACGCCTGGTGCTGTAATCGCTGCTCAATCTCCTGCGAATCAGAAAGGAACAGTCCTGATATCTCAATAGTGTGGGACAATGGCACCCACCAAACAAAGATGTAGGGTGAAAGCTGGTGGGAGGGACTAATTCACATGAGAGCAGTATGGACAGACTCACATTAGGGTCCGACTGTGCTGTGACAACTGTTTAACAGAACATCACATATATCCCGTGTCCTCTATATGCACCCCAGGGCCACAACACCTCCATTACTAGCAGCACCCTAACTAGTCCCTGAAGCCCAGTTCTAACCAATCTCCTTCCCTGCGCCTTGCTTGTACCCCACTCCCTTCCCCCGCACCTTGCTTGTACCCCACTCCCTTCCAGGCGCCTTGCTTGTACCCCACAACTTGCTTGTACCCCACTCCCTTACTCGCTGCCAGTCCACTACATCATGTCCCTTCACAATGTACTCCAAAATCCCCCACTTCTCCCAGCCAGTAAAGTTGGGGTACACACCTGCTCCTGCTGCAGGGCTTTGACAAAGGCATTCTTGAGCCGATTGGTGTGCTCCGCCTTCAGTGCTTTCTTCTGATTGGACGTCATGCATTGCTCACACAGGACCCTCCCGCTCTTCTCCCGTTTCCAGTGAGGAGTGAAGTCTGTTCTGCACTGAGCGCAGGTGAATGGATCCATGTGCAGGAGGGAGGAGCAGCCTTTCACTGTGGGTGGGGGGCATAAAAACAGGTATTAGTATAGGGGGCCCAGTTTGGCATATACAGCCCCACCCAAGTCTCTGCACCCCCATGTGTCTGACCTTGACTGTCTATGACGCTCTGCACCACCTCCTCCAGTCCCACCATGTAGATGAATTCGCTATTGGCCGCACTGGGCAGGAAGTTGAGTAGAGGAGCCGGGGGCTTCGGGGGCGGGATCTCTAGGAGGGTCTTCTCAAGCTGCTTGCGGAGGGCGAGTTTAGCAGCCGCCTGTGAACTTACAGGGTCCGTCATGGCACTTGGGCTGGGAAGTGGGGACGACACTCGGTTGACAGGGGGCATGTGGGAGCCGAGGTTCATGTAGATGGAGGAGGAGGCGGAGCGCTGGCATTGGATTGTAGAGCTGGTCTGTAGGGGCAACACAAGAGGAGACTCGTGAGCACTTGAGCTGCAGAACAAACTGTAATAAGTCCAGGGGCAACGTGGTCCTTACCTGCGGGTAGCTGATGGGTTGGATTATACTCGGGGTGCTGCTGCGGATCAGGTTGGCTTTGGGGGGCCCACACTGGCCTGGCATCTGTGAAGGGTTGGGGGCAATGACCCTCTGGGACAGTAACATGTGAGGATGCGCCGAGTTGGCCGTTCTAATGACACTGTGAGTCTGAAAGAAACAAAAGCAGCAGAGAAATAATTAGATGCAGGTCTCCTGGATCACCACTAGGGGCCACTGCTACTACTCACCGGCTGCCTGGGTTACTGGGAGGTAAAGGGGAAATAAGTGGGATCGGCACCtaaagggtttctgtcatgattttattgtgtcgtttttatttctaaatgacactgtttacactgcaaataattgactgtacaatataaaatgtcattcctgaagcagcaagtgtatttagttgtaatattggtgtgtaggtgcatctcagctcattttgcctggtcatgtgatttcagaaagagccagcactttaggatggaactgctttctggcagcctgttgtttctcctactcaatgtaactgaatgtgtctcagtgggacctggattttactattgagtgttgttcttagatctaccaggcagctgttatcttgtgttagggagctgctatctggttaccttctcattgttctgttagtAGGGAAGAACTgaacccaggattcggttcgggattctgccttttttcagaaggatttggattAGACCGAATCCtgctgccaggccgaaccaaatccaaatttgcatatgcaaattaggggcgggagggaaattacgtgactttacgttaaaacaaggaagttaaacgtttccccttcctacccctaatttgcatgtgcaaattaggattccgtttggTATTTGACTGAATCTTTCTTGACGGATTCcgtcagaatccaaaatagtgcattcggtgcatccctagctgttgggggggaaaaggaggagggtgatatcactctaacttgcagtacagcagtaaagagtgactgaagtttatcagagcacaagtcacatgactggaggcagctgggaaactgacaatatgtctagccccatgtcagatttcaaatattaaaacatctgtttgctcttttgagaaatggatttcagtgaagaattctgctgaagcagcacttttactttgaaaaaaatgttttcccatgaaagtttccctttaatatcctTACAAACAGGGTGTGATCCTCACCGGTACACTCCGCATACTCTGGGTATCCAGACCTGGAAGCCCCGGCCGGGAGGGCATTTTGGACAGGCCAGGTTGGCCCACGTGGGCAGGCGACGGTTGGACAATGGTAGCAGCGTTTTGGGCCACTGGATTCTGGCGTAAGAAAGAAAGTGGGTCAGTGAAAGGGGCCACAGCACAGGGATCTGTTACATGTCACCCCTTATTCTCTCAAAGAATGAATCACCTCAAATAAACCAGCCCCACCACCCAAATATAACAAAGGCCATTACCCAACCCCCCCAATATCTCATTCCAATGTAATGCCCCAAATATCTCAGCCCAAGAACTGCTCCTCCTCTAATACCCCAGTGCAGATATATCCAAGTGCAGCCCCTCGTTCCACAGCCAGGGGGCGCTGTACCTTCTGCAGGACGTTCTCCTTCTGGAGTTGACTCTGTCGGAGCTTCTTCAGTAGAACCAGCCGGGCCTCCTCCAGCCTCAGCTCATCCCTCAGCTCCTTGATCAGCTTCTGACGCTCCTCCATATTCTTCCCCTGGAGACGGGGACACATGTGAGTAGGACGGGGACACGTGTGGGGAGACTATAGTGCCGACATTTAATGCCCCAGAAAAGGAAGGCTCTACCCCCACTCAGACTTCACTGGCCAAGTTCCACCCCCAGGTGCCACTTACCTTAAACATATCTAGGTTGGCCACCTTgatcctttcttctaatcgggaGGCAGAGCGGGGGCTGGAGGCCTCGTTGTCCGACAACACAATGATATCTGGGGATGGGGTGAGCACCCCTCGATCCTGCTCACTGGAGCAAACACAGAAGAAACGCGTTGGTTGGTCCCTGGTGACCGCAAGTCTCTATATTATCCACTGGGGGCATCAGTCATTATAGTGAGTGAGAACAGCTCAATCCCATTACTCTCTGGGGGGCACAGTATAATTGGgactattaatattattataaatacaaatatatagagaaggaatgctctgggcacacaataagctataccctcatactgtactgtctaagggaatcaatatggtacctccctccttccatatgtataaatacaaatatacagagaaggaatgttctgggcacacaataagctataccctcatactgtactgtctaagggaatcaatatggcacctcctcctcccatatgtataaatacaaatatacagagaaggaatgttctgggcacacaataagctatatcctcatactgtactgtctaagggaatcaatatggcacctccaggctcctcccatatgtataaatacaaatatacagagaaggaatgttctgggcacacaataaactataccctcatactgtactgtctaagggaatcaatatggcacctccttctcccatatgtataaatacaaatatacagagaaggaatgttctgggcacacaataaactataccctcatactgtactgtctaagggaatcaatatggcacctcctcctcccatatgtataaatacaaatatacagagaaggaatgttctgggcacacaataagctataccctcatactgtactgtctaagggaatcaatatggcacctcctcctcccatatgtataaatacaaatatacagagaaggaatgttctgggcacacaataagctatatcctcatactgtactgtctaagggaatcaatatggcacctccaggctcctcccatatgtataaatacaaatatacagagaaggaatgttctgggcacacaataaactataccctcatactgtactgtctaagggaatcaatatggcacctcctcctcccatatgtataaatacaaatatacagagaaggaatgttctgggcacacaataaacttgCTAAAGGAACACTAATATGTCATGCAGCACCAGTGTGTCCTGGCAGTTCAGTTCATATAATCTCCAGACTGCCAGTTGGGGGCTGCTGGCGGTTGCAGTTGAATTTCTCTCTGTCTTGCATGGAGATCACCAGCGCCAATGGCTGAGAGGCCACTCTGTGCCAAGGAATCTTCTCACCGCCAGATGGCCTGGTCCCTCCTTCTGCGGAGGTGCTAAAGAAACAACATGAGTCCCAGCAGACGCCAGCTCTGAGCAGCAGGACGCGGCACAGAACAGGGGGAGGGACAAAGCATGAGCCAAGCTCTTTGTGCCGGGTAATTAACAGGAGAGATGGCACAAGATGGCAGAGAAAGAACTGCAAAATGGCAAGGAGAAAGAGGctcttaggggactgttcctgctgaattgtgcttagtacagggaatacctatgtgccatagttttatgggatctctctgtacagactatgagcaaacttagggactgttcctgctgaattgtgcttagtacagggaatacctatactgccatagttttatgggatctctctgtacagactatgagcaaacttagggactgttcctgctgaattgtgcttagtacagggaatacctatactgccatagttttatgggatctctctgtacagactatgatcaaatttaggggctgttcctgctgaattgtgcttagttcagggaatacctatgctgccatagttttatgggatctctctgtacagactatgagcaaacttaggggctgttcctgctgaattgtgcccaCGCTCACCTTCTCCTGGAGCTCATATCTACTGGCTCCTCAATGATGTTTTCCTTGCCGTGCCTTCCCATTGTCCGACCATCCCCATGAGGCCGCAAGCTGCCATTCAGCTTCTCCTCGTACATTTTCAGCCCGTCCTGTTTGGCCGGATGTTCATGGGGCAACTCAAGGCCCGGAAGGTCCTTCCTCTTAAGGAGAGCCAGCATCTTCAGCCTCTCCATGGCCTCATGTCCCTCCATCTTCAGCTGCTTGGCCAGGACATCCTCTCGATCATCAGGCTGCTCCAGACCCCTCTTCAGGAGGTTGAGTCGAAGGGAGTCTTCTGTCACTCTGTCCATCCTTAAAATGAATAATTCCAAGATTAGTCTTAAGGagaccatagacgtaacaattacgatctttcttggaaaagatctttccaagaaagattgttggtttcaatacacacgtgtagagctgaatggtcagatagacGTATAGaatcaatagaattctacctgtatctgaccagcactaacaatggccgatgtttgggtgcctttaaaggcacccaatcaaaattttccatccagtccaatcaaccgatatccaagtcttctgctatcggtcggctcgtttcccaccatccACGCACCAAAAACAGTTTGTtgtgtacgatattatctgtgcatctatggccacctttagacattgATTGTAAGGACAATTATCAAGAATGGCTGATGCCACCTAAAGATGGGGACACCATCAGCTGGGTGTTATTAACAATGCTGTACTCATTTTCTGAAAATCTCTGGTGATCCTATTTACCAGTGtgcctaatggtggccatacaccgatatcggcaaaagacttggagGTCGATTGGCTCGTCGATCGGAAAAGATGGAAAATTTTtatcgggtgccttcaaaggcaaagGGCTTCTGAGGAATTGTCAGACAGAGGGAGAagtctattgtttctacctacaTATTTGATGAGTCAGTCCTTAATGTTTATAGAGAAAACAAATTGTCTTTGACCAGCGGATGCAAAAAAGATGGTAACTGTaacatatggccaccttaatagtcCTCTCCTCATTACCATCTCTCTCTTGTATCCTGGCCTTCGTTGACTCGCCACTTGAAGTCTCTAGTGTATTGATGCCTGCTGGTACCCCTATTCTGAACATTCTGAATGCATTGCTGCCTGCCAGTGATTTACTCCTCTCACCTGAACCTTCATTCTCTCCTCAATTCATTACTGTCTGTCAGTGACTCCTCTGACCAGTAAATTACTCCTCTCACATGAACTATCAGCATCTCCTCAATGTATTGCTGCCTCCAAGTTGCTCCCCTAACCTGAACTTTTACCAAACATCTCTTACAAGAACCTTCAGCCTCTCATCAATGCTGTGAATGATATCACAGTACCTACATTGGAACCTCTTTGCATTGCTCAGCAGtctgaaaagtccaaatttatacTTTCTGGTGGCAGCCCTTCTGCTTTCCTACAATTTTCACTTTTATATTGATCCAATCACCCTGGTTGACGTTGGTCTGCCCCGACTGTCTATACACTGCCGCCCAGACTAATTCACTTTGTTCCTTGTTAACCCTGTGTGTTGCACCTTGGATTGCAACCTGTCTTGACTACCTGTGGCAATACTTATCCTCAACCTTAGCTTCTTTTGCCTCAGTACAGTACCTGCTACCTGCTGTTACCCCTGCCTGAAACTTAATAAAGTGTAGTCTCATAAACCTGTTTGTTTAACACCTGCCGGAAGGTTTTGCAGCTTTGCCTTCACATATGTCCCTACCCTAAACTCTACGAGTTGTGGTCCCTAAACGTGATACCAGTCACTCCCAGATGTATTTCTGCCTGCCACTGACCCACCTCACCTGAACCTCCAGCCTCTCATCAATATAATGTTGCCTGTCACTGAGCTCTTCTCCCTGAACCTCCAGCCTCTCGTCAATACAATGCCACTGAGCTTCTCACCTGAACCTCCAGCCTCTCATCAATATAATGCTGCCTGCCACGTAGTCTCCTTACCTGAACCTTCAGCCTCTCCTCAATATAATGCTGCCTGTCACTGAGCTCTTTTCACCTGAACCGCCAGCCTCTCCTCAATATAATGCTGCCTGCCACTGACCCTCCTCACCTGAACCTTCAGCCTCTCCACAATATAATGCTGCCTGCCACTGAGCTCTTCTCACCTGAACCTCCAGCCTCTCGTCAATATAATGCTGCCTGCCACGAAGACTCCTTACCTGAACCTTCAGCCTCTCCTCAATATAATGCTGCCTGCCACTGAGCTCTTCTCACCTGAACCACCAGCCTCTCCTCAATATAATGCTGCCTGCCACGTAGTCTCCTTACCTGAACTTTCAGCCTCTCCTCAATATAATGCCGGTGGCTGCCTGCCACGTAGTCCCCTCACCTGAACCTCCAGCCTCTCATCAATATAATGCTACCTGCCATGTAGTCCCCTTACCTGGACTTTCAGCCTctcctcaaaataatgctgcatgTCACTGAGCTCTTCTCACCTGAACCTCCAGCCTCTCATCAATATAATGCTGCCCACTAGGGAGTCCTCTCACTCACACCTCTCCTTGGTAtaatcctgcctgtctgactctaaCCTGAACCATTTTATATCTAATTTAGGGGTACCACCAGACTGCGCATTATCAGAGTCAAGCTCCTGTATAATTTAAGGGGAGGAGCACCTAACTACACATGGCCAGTGCCAAACTGAGGCCAAGTCTGGTTCCTATCTGATGTAGGGCACGAAACCTGGGACAGGCTCTATAAGCAGTGAGATATAGTGAGTGCAGACACAAAGGCCAGGCAGAAGATGGTGCAGGAGTATATGGAACGCAGGTGTATATACATTGGCATCTCTATCACCCCTCACTGTTTGTGGTATCAGAGAGGGGGCTTATGTGTATAAAGCTGGGGGGGAGGCAGGTGGGTGACCATCTGGATATTATGGGAGGAAAGGCAGATTAACCAGGAAGGGCCCCCTGAAGTCCAATATGGGAAGAAAGATAAAGGACCTGGGGAGCAGAACTGAGTGATGAAAGGCACTGCCCAGATACACTCCAACACCCTCCACTGAAATTGTAAAGTTCCACCTAACCCCCCCCAACACTTTCTTTCCTTCCTCCTGTCAGGGAAACTTCCCccaaattagattgcaagctcctcaGAAGAAGACACAGCGGTGCCTACAATGCTGAACTAGAACGGGAAATAGAGCTGAATGACAAGAGACATGGCAGTTTCACTAGCTGCCAGTCAGTGacagatatatgtatgtatggtgGGGCACCTGAATGAGCAGGCAGTGAAGCACCCAGGGGCTACGTTGGCTCACTCCCTTCTTGCCGGCACATTTCCAGCACACGGGGCTACAAGGGCAGACAGACGAGGGGTTTGTAAATCAGCAGCGGCACAGGGCAGGGGCAGGAGACGGAGCACAGGCAGCAGCGAGTACATGGCACCCGCTCACTGCAATAGATCCAGTAGCCACTGTGACTCCCCCTGACACTGGGCCAGCACTGCATCAGCACCGGCTACACACACACCAGTCACAATAATCTCCTCCCAACGGAACCCACGCTGCCCCAAATCATGCCCCAGGGAGTAGAACCTGCAGCGTTTACCTGCCATTTCGTGGCTTCTCTTCCGTGGGCCAGACAGCCCAAAaatccccctcctcctccttttcCCCCACACggctgggggagggggaggaAGAAAGGGAAGAAGGGGGGTCACCCTCCCCCCCATCCCAGACCCTTCCGTCAGGTCTTGAATGACGCAGAGGCCTGGCACTATAGAAAGGCATGTGGGGGGGGGCGAGGGGCCTGGGAAGCCCACGGGGCAAGTGAGCTCCAGACACCCATCAGCTGTTCAGCTCCATTCACagagagagggaggggggaggaagcaATTAGCTGAAATACTCATCTATACACCAGCGAGTAACAAAAGAACCCCCTGCCCCCCATACACCAGCCCGACGCCTACATTGTCTCCCCCAAATCCCCCGTGCTTGTGCCCCGACACCCCCAGCCGCATTCCTAAGGATTCTTACCTAGGTCCTGCCGTCACAGAGGAGAATGGGGGGGCGGTGGGaataggaaagagaaaaaaaaaaaggaagaaaaaaggaGGAAAGAGAAAGAGGGAAGTGACGGGAGGTGAGTGGATTTGGGCTGAGGGGGAGGCACAGACAGACAGCGTGACACCCCCTGCGGGATTCCTGCCCTTACACTGGGCACCACTCTCAGCCAATCACAGGCTCTCGCTCACATTAAACAAAAGGCACATACACAAGGAAAAGGGggcttattggggggggggatacttTTACCCATGATTCATGGCGAGGGGCTAACAATCCagttgcagctggtttcaaaccCCTGGACGCTGAATCAGCcgcttatttattttaatttgcagaTTGAGGTGtgcggcgacccccccccccccggactaAATATCACCCTGCCCCAACTGTCACGCTGCCAAACTTTCTGCTAAATGCCCCCCATTACCCCTCCACAATAGCACCCCCACCCAACATGAACCCCCCCCCCGAG
The sequence above is a segment of the Xenopus laevis strain J_2021 chromosome 8L, Xenopus_laevis_v10.1, whole genome shotgun sequence genome. Coding sequences within it:
- the LOC108699631 gene encoding transcriptional repressor p66-beta produces the protein MLKHRLPTPIPRQEPPMKCLLVPAGRVPGLWLSPNQSHCLCVAGACRSKKSRTEPRRRRCSQVRPGIQGLRMDRVTEDSLRLNLLKRGLEQPDDREDVLAKQLKMEGHEAMERLKMLALLKRKDLPGLELPHEHPAKQDGLKMYEEKLNGSLRPHGDGRTMGRHGKENIIEEPVDMSSRRSEQDRGVLTPSPDIIVLSDNEASSPRSASRLEERIKVANLDMFKGKNMEERQKLIKELRDELRLEEARLVLLKKLRQSQLQKENVLQKNPVAQNAATIVQPSPAHVGQPGLSKMPSRPGLPGLDTQSMRSVPTHSVIRTANSAHPHMLLSQRVIAPNPSQMPGQCGPPKANLIRSSTPSIIQPISYPQTSSTIQCQRSASSSIYMNLGSHMPPVNRVSSPLPSPSAMTDPVSSQAAAKLALRKQLEKTLLEIPPPKPPAPLLNFLPSAANSEFIYMVGLEEVVQSVIDSQVKGCSSLLHMDPFTCAQCRTDFTPHWKREKSGRVLCEQCMTSNQKKALKAEHTNRLKNAFVKALQQEQEIEQRLQHQASLSPGTPPTVSSKQDNMIRHHSLRQATQSHNSLQRGLTNARAMLSNFAQAPQLPVAGGLLAMPGVNIAYLNAGMGGHKSTSLADRQREYLLDMIPPRSISQPISGQK